One genomic region from Streptomyces venezuelae encodes:
- a CDS encoding NADPH-dependent F420 reductase, whose product MRIGILGTGNVGQALAAAWLRAGHDVVLGSRRPGDEELLTGLKGLLQAGLRVDDPAGTAVHAEVLVNATPGTASVALLTSIGAPVLAGKILLDVAVGFLEDESLSHQVVSLGEEIQRALPDTRVVKSLCTIDRAVMVAPESLEGPSTLFLSGDDAEAKQVVAGLLADLGWPAESLLDLGGIVTARGQEHFALLFIGIALSTGSFEFNIRFVPPAARAEAS is encoded by the coding sequence ATGCGAATCGGAATTCTCGGAACAGGCAATGTGGGACAGGCCCTCGCCGCGGCGTGGCTGCGAGCGGGACACGATGTCGTCCTCGGGTCACGGCGGCCCGGCGACGAAGAGCTCCTGACGGGGCTGAAGGGGCTCCTCCAGGCGGGGTTACGGGTCGACGACCCCGCCGGGACCGCCGTGCACGCGGAGGTCCTGGTGAACGCGACTCCGGGCACCGCCTCCGTGGCGCTGCTCACGTCGATCGGAGCGCCGGTGCTCGCCGGGAAGATCCTCCTCGACGTCGCGGTCGGCTTCCTGGAGGACGAGTCGCTCTCGCACCAGGTCGTCAGCCTCGGCGAGGAGATCCAACGGGCGCTCCCGGACACGCGCGTGGTGAAGTCGCTCTGCACGATCGACCGCGCGGTGATGGTCGCACCGGAGTCCCTGGAGGGCCCCAGCACCCTCTTCCTCTCTGGTGACGACGCGGAGGCCAAGCAGGTCGTGGCCGGGCTCCTGGCCGACCTGGGCTGGCCCGCCGAGTCGCTGCTCGACCTGGGCGGCATCGTCACCGCGCGGGGCCAGGAGCACTTCGCCCTGCTCTTCATCGGGATCGCCCTGTCGACGGGCTCCTTCGAGTTCAACATCCGGTTCGTGCCGCCCGCGGCGCGCGCCGAGGCCTCGTAG
- a CDS encoding ArsR/SmtB family transcription factor produces MDEERADQDVGVDLAAVAGLLADRTRAAFCLALLDGRAWTASELARHAGVARSTATSHLHLLVDGGLLAEERHGRHRYLRVADHRVLELIESLAALAPRQPVQPRSLSASGRRQALARARLCYDHLAGAVSLTVTDAMVERGLLRWGSDPRLTHEGAAWLTELGIAVPGGSRRPLVRACLDWTERRPHLAGAVGAALCDHALTAGWLVRIGTTRALTVTPAGRRAWHDHLGPRP; encoded by the coding sequence ATGGACGAGGAACGTGCGGATCAGGACGTGGGCGTGGACCTCGCGGCCGTCGCCGGACTGCTGGCCGACCGGACCCGGGCCGCCTTCTGTCTGGCGCTGCTCGACGGCCGGGCGTGGACGGCGAGCGAGCTCGCACGTCACGCCGGGGTCGCTCGCTCCACCGCGACCTCGCATCTCCACCTGCTCGTCGACGGCGGGCTCCTCGCCGAAGAGCGGCACGGACGCCACCGCTACCTACGGGTGGCGGACCACCGGGTGCTGGAGCTGATCGAGAGCCTCGCCGCGCTGGCCCCCCGACAGCCCGTCCAGCCGCGCTCCCTGTCGGCCTCGGGCCGCCGGCAGGCACTGGCCCGTGCGCGACTCTGTTACGACCATCTGGCCGGGGCCGTCTCCCTGACGGTCACCGACGCGATGGTGGAGCGCGGCCTGCTGAGGTGGGGTTCGGACCCGAGGCTGACGCACGAGGGCGCGGCCTGGCTGACCGAGCTCGGCATCGCGGTGCCCGGAGGGTCGCGCCGACCCCTGGTACGTGCCTGCCTGGACTGGACCGAACGCCGCCCGCACCTGGCCGGCGCCGTGGGTGCCGCCCTCTGCGACCACGCTCTTACCGCCGGCTGGCTCGTACGCATCGGCACGACCCGCGCCCTGACCGTGACCCCCGCCGGCCGCAGGGCATGGCACGACCACCTCGGCCCGCGACCGTAG
- a CDS encoding GNAT family N-acetyltransferase has protein sequence MPASPTPALTPTVTPPAPLTTDRLLLRPVRRRDLAAVTRLWTDPEVRHHLGGPVTEPVIRIRQRRIVGAPGCHAVIRVEDDVLLGLVTVEPGARNGETEVSYQFLPEHWGKGYAREAVGAVVARVLEGAPSVVALTQEANHRSRRLLEAVGLEHAESFVEWDAHQVLYRLRRG, from the coding sequence ATGCCCGCCTCTCCGACCCCGGCTCTGACGCCCACCGTCACCCCGCCCGCGCCCCTCACCACCGACCGGCTGCTCCTTCGGCCCGTTCGCCGTCGTGACCTCGCGGCCGTGACCCGGCTCTGGACCGACCCCGAGGTACGGCACCACCTCGGCGGCCCCGTCACCGAGCCCGTCATCCGGATCCGGCAGCGCAGGATCGTCGGGGCGCCCGGTTGTCACGCCGTGATCCGGGTCGAGGACGACGTCCTCCTGGGGCTCGTCACCGTGGAGCCGGGCGCGCGGAACGGGGAGACGGAGGTGTCGTACCAGTTCCTGCCCGAGCACTGGGGGAAGGGTTACGCCCGGGAGGCCGTCGGCGCGGTCGTCGCACGGGTCCTGGAGGGCGCGCCGAGCGTGGTCGCGCTCACCCAGGAGGCCAACCACCGCTCGCGCCGCCTCCTGGAGGCGGTCGGCCTGGAGCACGCGGAGTCCTTCGTGGAGTGGGACGCCCACCAGGTCCTGTACCGGCTGCGCCGGGGCTGA
- a CDS encoding YdeI/OmpD-associated family protein, giving the protein MEAWLEKHHGDTPGIWLLLAKKGTDLPSPTADEILDGTLVYGWITGKRITRDERTYLQKITPRRPRSLWSQVNVRQVEALTAAGRMREPGLAEVRAARADGRWEAAYPSQKDATVPDDLAEALAADPRASAVFDALGKTDRYLVILSLWQARTAKTRAARLARAVAALSAGERPR; this is encoded by the coding sequence ATGGAGGCCTGGCTGGAGAAGCACCACGGGGACACCCCGGGCATCTGGCTGCTGCTCGCCAAGAAGGGCACGGACCTCCCTTCGCCGACGGCGGACGAGATCCTCGACGGCACGCTCGTCTACGGCTGGATCACCGGCAAGCGCATCACGCGCGACGAGCGCACGTACCTGCAGAAGATCACCCCGCGCCGGCCGCGCAGCCTCTGGTCCCAGGTCAACGTGCGCCAGGTCGAGGCGCTGACCGCCGCGGGCCGGATGCGCGAGCCCGGCCTCGCCGAGGTGCGGGCGGCGCGGGCGGACGGGCGGTGGGAGGCCGCGTACCCCTCCCAGAAGGACGCGACGGTCCCGGACGACCTGGCGGAAGCGCTCGCGGCGGACCCGCGGGCCTCGGCGGTCTTCGACGCCCTCGGCAAGACGGACCGCTACCTGGTGATCCTGAGCCTGTGGCAGGCGCGTACGGCGAAGACCCGGGCGGCCCGGCTGGCCAGGGCCGTGGCGGCGCTCTCGGCGGGCGAGCGGCCCCGCTGA
- a CDS encoding carbohydrate kinase family protein, which produces MSFLVIGECVADIVRAPAGSGAADRVHPGGSPANVAYGLARLGRDVTLLTQLADDPTGRLIADHLKGAGVRVEAGGVLERTPSAVVGLDDRGRATYTFDIAWTLEADPDRPVPAHVHIGSIAAVTTPGAAAVLAVTEALRDRATVSYDPNVRPVLMGEHSEAVARVERCVALSDLVKASDEDLAWLYPGESPQAVAARWLALGPAVVLVTRGAEGSLAVTRRETVTVDAPQVSVVDTVGAGDSFMSAVLDALAGRERAALGALAAEDLARLLRTASASAAVTVSRAGANPPDLAELDAAREEFALRSGRAS; this is translated from the coding sequence ATGTCCTTCCTGGTGATCGGCGAATGCGTCGCCGACATCGTCCGCGCGCCCGCCGGGTCCGGCGCCGCCGACCGGGTCCACCCGGGCGGCAGCCCCGCCAACGTCGCCTACGGCCTCGCCCGCCTCGGCCGGGACGTCACGCTGCTCACGCAGCTCGCCGACGACCCCACAGGGCGGCTGATCGCCGACCACCTCAAGGGCGCGGGCGTACGGGTGGAGGCCGGCGGCGTACTCGAACGCACCCCGTCGGCGGTCGTCGGCCTCGACGACCGGGGCCGGGCCACGTACACCTTCGACATCGCCTGGACGCTGGAGGCGGACCCGGACCGCCCCGTACCCGCCCACGTCCACATCGGCTCGATCGCGGCCGTCACCACCCCGGGCGCCGCGGCCGTCCTCGCCGTGACCGAGGCGCTCAGGGACCGTGCCACGGTCAGCTACGACCCGAACGTGCGGCCCGTCCTGATGGGGGAGCACAGCGAGGCGGTCGCGCGCGTCGAGCGCTGTGTCGCCCTCAGCGACCTGGTGAAGGCCAGCGACGAGGACCTCGCCTGGCTGTACCCGGGGGAGAGCCCGCAGGCGGTCGCGGCGCGCTGGCTCGCCCTCGGTCCCGCCGTCGTCCTGGTCACCCGGGGCGCCGAGGGCTCGCTCGCCGTCACCCGGCGGGAGACGGTCACCGTGGACGCACCCCAGGTCTCGGTCGTGGACACGGTCGGTGCCGGCGACTCCTTCATGTCCGCCGTCCTCGACGCCCTGGCCGGGCGGGAGCGGGCGGCCCTCGGCGCGCTCGCCGCCGAGGACCTCGCACGGCTGCTGCGAACGGCGAGTGCGTCGGCCGCCGTCACCGTCTCCCGGGCCGGCGCCAACCCGCCCGACCTGGCCGAACTGGATGCGGCCCGGGAGGAGTTCGCCCTCAGGTCCGGGCGTGCGTCGTGA
- a CDS encoding ATP-binding protein: MNWHIHDYRESDLAAVVHLIDTTAELGQESVFSLAECIGALTSREPAVVAVHQGVPIGAALACVSGERAWVMRVAISSAWRGRGLASALLVELERRLVAARVGRIAYVLPEEELLGEGLLNAGYTRQPAVAYFEKVEPLHGPAAGLLDDLGGRLLPGDLWAKVAGMEREKDLIERRVVLPLAEPERATRHGVRPPRAVCLFGPPGTGKTTFARGIASRLGWPFVEILPSRLADEGNLAAALRSAFARIAELERVLVFIDEVEEIAPVRSEPAQPGGMHGVTNELLKLIPGFRERDERLLVCATNSIRSLDPAFLRPGRFDYLIPIGTPDKVARAAIWARYTDGRPDVDIDELVLASDLFTPADIEHAARIAAQASFERDLVAVGGRGGDGPAPGASTADYLEAIGQCRPTVTPEMVEQFASDITTHART, translated from the coding sequence GTGAACTGGCACATCCATGACTATCGCGAGAGCGATCTCGCCGCCGTCGTCCATCTGATCGACACCACCGCCGAGCTCGGGCAGGAGTCCGTGTTCTCGCTCGCCGAGTGCATCGGGGCCCTCACCTCGCGGGAGCCGGCCGTGGTCGCCGTCCACCAGGGCGTGCCCATCGGGGCCGCGCTCGCCTGTGTCTCCGGGGAGCGGGCCTGGGTGATGCGGGTCGCGATCTCCTCGGCCTGGCGCGGCCGGGGGCTGGCCAGCGCCCTGCTCGTGGAGCTGGAGCGGCGGCTCGTGGCGGCCCGGGTCGGGCGGATCGCGTACGTCCTGCCGGAGGAGGAGCTCCTGGGCGAGGGGCTGCTGAACGCCGGGTACACCCGCCAGCCCGCCGTGGCGTACTTCGAGAAGGTGGAGCCCCTGCACGGGCCCGCCGCCGGGCTCCTCGACGACCTCGGCGGCCGGCTGCTCCCCGGTGACCTGTGGGCGAAGGTCGCCGGGATGGAGCGGGAGAAGGACCTCATCGAGCGGCGGGTCGTCCTGCCGCTCGCCGAGCCGGAGCGGGCCACCCGGCACGGGGTGCGGCCGCCGCGCGCGGTCTGCCTCTTCGGCCCGCCCGGCACGGGCAAGACGACGTTCGCGCGGGGCATCGCCTCCCGGCTCGGCTGGCCGTTCGTGGAGATCCTGCCGTCCCGCCTCGCCGACGAGGGGAATCTCGCCGCCGCCCTGCGGTCCGCGTTCGCGCGGATCGCCGAGCTGGAGCGGGTCCTCGTCTTCATCGACGAGGTCGAGGAGATCGCACCGGTCCGCTCGGAGCCCGCGCAGCCCGGCGGCATGCACGGCGTGACCAACGAACTCCTCAAGCTGATACCGGGATTCCGGGAGCGGGACGAGCGGCTCCTCGTCTGCGCCACGAACTCGATCCGCTCCCTCGACCCGGCGTTCCTGCGGCCCGGCCGCTTCGACTACCTCATCCCGATCGGTACGCCGGACAAGGTGGCGCGGGCGGCGATCTGGGCCCGCTACACGGACGGACGGCCGGACGTCGACATCGACGAACTCGTCCTGGCGAGCGACCTGTTCACCCCGGCCGACATCGAGCACGCGGCCCGGATCGCCGCCCAGGCCTCCTTCGAGCGGGACCTGGTGGCGGTCGGCGGCCGGGGCGGGGACGGCCCCGCTCCCGGCGCGAGCACGGCGGACTATCTGGAGGCCATCGGGCAGTGCCGTCCGACGGTGACCCCGGAGATGGTCGAGCAGTTCGCCTCGGACATCACGACGCACGCCCGGACCTGA
- a CDS encoding SPW repeat protein, protein MADVSHRPGDIAGHPDASEMRDRYARVLQTRGVAAVEELVILAGIWAAISAWTVHFSAAQPALALTNLVVGIALAVLGLCMSMVPERSQDLNFVVLLMGAWLIIAPWVVGQSPDTGTILSNVITGACVCLFALTAGGLLMSKRRT, encoded by the coding sequence ATGGCCGACGTCTCTCACCGTCCCGGTGATATCGCGGGACACCCCGACGCGTCGGAAATGCGGGATCGTTACGCCCGCGTACTCCAGACCCGAGGTGTCGCGGCGGTCGAGGAACTCGTGATCCTCGCCGGCATCTGGGCCGCGATCTCCGCATGGACGGTTCACTTCTCCGCCGCCCAGCCCGCGCTCGCCCTCACGAATCTGGTCGTCGGTATCGCCCTCGCGGTGCTCGGCCTGTGCATGTCGATGGTTCCCGAGCGGTCGCAGGACCTCAACTTCGTCGTCCTGCTGATGGGCGCCTGGCTGATCATCGCCCCATGGGTGGTCGGACAGAGCCCCGACACCGGCACCATCCTCAGCAACGTGATCACCGGCGCGTGCGTCTGTCTGTTCGCCCTCACGGCCGGCGGACTGCTCATGAGCAAGAGAAGGACGTGA
- a CDS encoding cupin domain-containing protein, with amino-acid sequence MAGIVQKNFDSADETRPFEEGKGRLDLVNGEKGAVGRAVFEPGWQWSKHVKPIAGTDSCMASHVGYIVSGRLKVVMDDGETVEFGAGDFMEVKPGHDAWVLGDEPCMALDWVGFVDYAQPSGS; translated from the coding sequence ATGGCCGGCATCGTTCAGAAGAACTTCGATTCAGCGGACGAGACCCGTCCCTTCGAGGAAGGCAAGGGCAGGCTCGACCTGGTCAACGGCGAAAAGGGAGCGGTCGGTCGCGCCGTCTTCGAGCCGGGTTGGCAGTGGTCCAAGCATGTGAAGCCGATCGCCGGCACCGACAGCTGTATGGCGTCGCACGTCGGATACATCGTCAGCGGCCGGCTGAAGGTCGTCATGGACGACGGCGAGACGGTGGAGTTCGGCGCCGGTGACTTCATGGAGGTCAAGCCCGGACACGACGCGTGGGTGCTCGGCGACGAGCCCTGCATGGCCCTGGACTGGGTCGGCTTCGTCGACTACGCCCAGCCGTCCGGTTCCTGA
- a CDS encoding DUF4440 domain-containing protein: MTQHPDIDEAIAGELRLLDPAVRVSRALAVELLDPEFAEVGASGRRWTYEEMLAALPDMAGDTEEGTHYEPGAVTGVLLAPGLVHVTFETVRDGHRARRSSLWRRDPAGAADAPLRMYYHQATPVPEGIA, from the coding sequence ATGACCCAGCATCCCGACATCGACGAGGCCATCGCGGGCGAACTGCGCCTCTTGGACCCGGCCGTACGTGTCTCCCGCGCCCTCGCCGTCGAACTCCTCGACCCCGAGTTCGCAGAGGTCGGTGCCTCCGGCCGCCGCTGGACGTACGAGGAGATGCTCGCCGCGCTTCCCGACATGGCCGGGGACACCGAGGAGGGCACCCACTACGAACCCGGCGCCGTCACGGGCGTCCTGCTCGCCCCCGGGCTGGTCCACGTCACGTTCGAGACGGTCAGAGACGGCCACCGGGCCCGCCGCAGCTCCCTGTGGCGGCGCGACCCCGCGGGGGCGGCCGACGCGCCCCTGCGGATGTACTACCACCAGGCGACGCCCGTACCCGAGGGCATCGCCTGA
- a CDS encoding serine hydrolase domain-containing protein produces the protein MRRIPARRLFAAALLVASVLAPTVVAPAPTVHAAGVDRYEKDDCPPGGLGPEVNARLDKAIEDVRKQAGIPGVVVGVWMPGKGSYVRASGVADTATGEPMSADSYIRIGSETKTFTVTALLQLVDDGRIGLDDPIAKYVPGVRNGHRITLRQLAGMRSGLFPYTSDADFIHDLLSDPRRQWTPEEVLPYGMKHKNTFKPGAQFQYSNSNLVLLGLVIEKVTGQRLQDVIRNRVLRPSHLFGTLFPEGAEFPEPHSHGYTDQTLSGGIADATDWNPSWGWAAGAMISNLQDLRHWARIVATGELLSPETQAQRLKTLPTGFPGTTYGLGILKTEGWIGHNGSLPGYETVTVYLPSKKATLVLMLNTDARKVDNQEPSTLLARAITRIITPDNVYDGGTSPR, from the coding sequence ATGCGACGCATCCCCGCCCGACGTCTGTTCGCCGCAGCACTGCTCGTGGCGTCCGTGCTGGCCCCGACGGTCGTGGCCCCGGCCCCGACGGTCCACGCAGCGGGCGTCGACCGGTACGAGAAGGACGACTGCCCGCCGGGCGGTCTCGGCCCGGAGGTGAACGCCCGGCTGGACAAGGCCATCGAGGACGTCCGCAAGCAGGCGGGCATCCCCGGCGTCGTCGTCGGGGTGTGGATGCCGGGGAAGGGCAGCTACGTCCGCGCGAGCGGTGTCGCCGACACCGCGACCGGTGAGCCGATGTCCGCCGACTCGTACATCCGGATCGGCAGCGAGACCAAGACGTTCACCGTCACCGCGCTGCTCCAGCTCGTCGACGACGGCCGGATCGGCCTGGACGACCCCATCGCGAAGTACGTGCCCGGTGTGCGCAACGGACACCGGATCACGCTCCGCCAACTCGCCGGGATGCGCAGCGGGCTGTTCCCGTACACCTCCGACGCGGACTTCATCCACGACCTGCTGAGCGACCCCCGGCGGCAGTGGACGCCGGAGGAGGTGCTCCCGTACGGCATGAAGCACAAGAACACGTTCAAGCCGGGCGCGCAGTTCCAGTACTCCAACAGCAACCTGGTCCTGCTCGGCCTGGTCATCGAGAAGGTGACCGGTCAGCGGCTCCAGGACGTCATCCGCAACCGGGTGCTCCGGCCGTCCCACCTCTTCGGCACGCTGTTCCCGGAGGGGGCCGAGTTCCCCGAGCCGCACTCGCACGGCTACACCGACCAGACGCTGAGCGGCGGGATCGCGGACGCCACCGACTGGAATCCGAGCTGGGGCTGGGCGGCCGGGGCGATGATCTCGAACCTCCAGGACCTTCGCCACTGGGCCAGGATCGTCGCCACCGGGGAGCTGCTCAGCCCGGAGACCCAGGCTCAGCGGCTCAAGACGCTCCCGACGGGCTTCCCCGGCACCACGTACGGCCTCGGCATCCTCAAGACCGAGGGCTGGATCGGGCACAACGGCTCGCTGCCGGGGTACGAGACGGTGACCGTCTACCTGCCTTCGAAGAAGGCCACCCTGGTCCTCATGCTCAACACGGACGCCCGCAAGGTCGACAACCAGGAGCCGTCCACGCTGCTCGCCCGCGCGATCACCCGGATCATCACCCCGGACAACGTCTACGACGGCGGGACCTCACCGCGTTAG